A portion of the Bacteroides faecium genome contains these proteins:
- a CDS encoding HlyD family secretion protein: MINQLKEKQKKLKKLRTRNIILNLVCICLAGSGLWWTATYFWRYVNYEVTNDAFVDQYVAPLNVRASGYIKEVRFKEHQYVRQGDTLLVLDNREYQIKVKEAEAALLDAHGSQEVLHSGIETSHTNIAVQDANIAEAKAKLWQLEQDYHRFERLLKEESVPEQQFEQTKAAYEAAKARYQALVAQKQSVLSQYTETSKKTTSAEAAILRKEADLDLAKLNLSYTVLTAPYDGYMGRRTLEPGQYVQTGQTISYLVRNKDKWITANYKETQIANIYIGQQVRIKVDAVPGKIFHGEVTAISEATGSKYSLVPTDNSAGNFVKVQQRIPVRIELEDVSSEEMAQLRAGMMVETEALRK; this comes from the coding sequence ATGATAAATCAATTGAAAGAAAAACAGAAGAAACTGAAAAAGCTCAGAACCCGCAATATTATTTTAAATTTGGTATGTATCTGTCTGGCAGGTTCCGGTCTTTGGTGGACTGCCACTTACTTTTGGCGTTATGTAAATTATGAAGTGACGAATGACGCTTTTGTAGACCAATATGTAGCGCCTTTGAATGTACGGGCTTCGGGCTATATAAAGGAAGTGCGTTTTAAAGAGCACCAATATGTACGCCAAGGCGATACTTTGCTGGTGCTTGATAACCGTGAATATCAAATCAAGGTGAAGGAAGCGGAAGCGGCTTTGCTAGATGCGCATGGCTCACAAGAGGTGCTTCATTCGGGTATTGAGACTTCCCATACGAATATTGCCGTGCAGGATGCCAACATTGCCGAAGCAAAAGCGAAACTCTGGCAACTGGAGCAGGATTATCATCGCTTTGAACGTTTGTTGAAAGAAGAATCCGTCCCGGAGCAACAGTTTGAGCAAACTAAAGCTGCCTATGAAGCGGCAAAGGCACGCTATCAGGCATTGGTTGCTCAGAAACAGTCGGTACTCTCGCAATATACGGAAACAAGTAAAAAAACAACGAGTGCGGAAGCCGCCATTTTGCGCAAGGAAGCAGACCTCGACCTGGCTAAACTGAATTTGTCTTATACGGTTCTTACAGCTCCCTATGACGGATACATGGGCAGGCGGACTTTGGAACCCGGTCAGTATGTACAAACCGGACAGACCATTTCTTATCTGGTACGCAACAAAGACAAATGGATTACCGCCAATTATAAAGAAACGCAGATTGCCAATATCTATATCGGTCAACAAGTGCGTATAAAAGTGGATGCAGTGCCCGGAAAGATTTTCCACGGAGAAGTCACTGCTATCTCCGAAGCGACGGGTTCTAAATATTCATTAGTTCCTACGGATAACTCCGCCGGAAATTTTGTAAAGGTACAACAGCGGATACCGGTACGGATTGAACTGGAAGATGTCTCTTCGGAAGAGATGGCACAGTTGAGAGCCGGCATGATGGTAGAAACAGAAGCTCTGCGCAAATGA
- a CDS encoding MFS transporter encodes MITMKELEAPVRQWVPDWLGLVSIFVVILPVTMLNGSYTGSMLEVSNTLGTNSEDITMGYYAASAGMAIAYPIIPKVLAAFSVKSLLLIDLILQFFLSWVCARTQNADILIVCSFAVGFLKGFLMLWFIRYAQKIFSRKNVRSEFYSYFYPLVYGGGQASMLVTALLAYHYNWKYMYYFMMILILIAILFVIICFRHNRPIKAVALSDLHIREMFVISTGLLMLMYVINYGKVLDWMASGKLCAYIIIAPMLIALFIWYQSHSEKPYVSLAPLFQAKAIVGYLYMMLVMFFSTSTTLLTNYLTMILKVDTTHTYSLYIYLLPGYIVGAFICFWWFRWQRWRFRFLIAGGMSCFVIFFGILYFGISPNSTYEMLYLPIFFRGLGMLTLIIAFALFAVEDLNPKFLLSNAFFLIIFRSVLTPIMATSFYSNVLYRLEQKYMYSLSETVTTTDPLAASRYSQSLNNALAQGHGHAEAAQLATNSLYTTLQQQSLLLALKEILGYLLVVSIVIAVVSRFIPFHKTLRVTFKRTGDDMV; translated from the coding sequence ATGATAACGATGAAGGAGTTGGAAGCACCTGTCCGCCAATGGGTGCCCGATTGGCTCGGACTTGTCAGTATCTTCGTCGTGATTCTCCCTGTCACTATGCTCAATGGTTCCTATACGGGTAGTATGCTCGAAGTTTCGAATACGCTCGGTACGAATTCGGAAGACATAACGATGGGATATTATGCCGCTTCGGCAGGTATGGCTATCGCGTATCCCATTATCCCTAAAGTCCTGGCTGCCTTTTCCGTGAAATCGCTGTTGCTGATTGACTTGATACTGCAATTCTTCCTTAGTTGGGTTTGCGCCCGTACGCAGAATGCTGATATTCTGATTGTTTGCAGTTTTGCCGTCGGTTTCCTGAAAGGTTTTCTTATGCTGTGGTTTATCCGTTATGCCCAAAAGATTTTCAGCCGGAAGAATGTGCGTAGCGAGTTCTATTCCTATTTCTATCCGTTGGTTTACGGTGGGGGACAGGCTTCGATGTTAGTAACCGCCCTACTGGCATATCATTATAATTGGAAATATATGTATTACTTTATGATGATACTGATTTTGATAGCTATCTTGTTTGTTATCATCTGTTTCCGTCATAACCGTCCTATAAAAGCCGTTGCCTTGTCCGACTTGCATATTCGTGAAATGTTTGTTATCTCGACCGGACTGTTGATGTTGATGTACGTTATCAATTATGGAAAAGTGCTCGACTGGATGGCGTCCGGCAAGCTCTGCGCATATATCATCATAGCCCCTATGTTGATTGCCTTGTTTATCTGGTATCAGAGCCATTCGGAGAAACCTTATGTAAGTCTTGCGCCCTTATTTCAGGCTAAAGCGATTGTCGGCTATCTCTATATGATGCTTGTCATGTTTTTCAGTACATCAACCACATTATTGACCAACTATCTGACTATGATTCTGAAAGTGGACACTACGCATACCTATTCCCTTTATATCTATCTGCTTCCCGGATATATAGTCGGTGCCTTTATCTGCTTCTGGTGGTTTCGCTGGCAGCGTTGGCGTTTCCGTTTTCTGATAGCGGGGGGAATGAGTTGCTTTGTGATTTTCTTCGGTATCCTGTATTTCGGCATCTCTCCGAATAGCACCTATGAGATGTTATACCTGCCCATATTCTTCCGTGGCTTGGGAATGTTGACTTTGATTATAGCTTTCGCCTTGTTTGCCGTGGAAGATTTGAATCCGAAATTCTTATTGTCGAATGCTTTCTTTCTGATTATTTTCCGTTCCGTACTGACGCCTATTATGGCTACTTCGTTTTATAGCAATGTACTGTACCGGCTGGAACAAAAATATATGTATTCTTTGTCGGAGACTGTAACGACTACCGACCCGTTGGCAGCGTCACGGTATAGCCAGTCTTTGAACAATGCGCTGGCACAGGGGCACGGGCATGCCGAGGCGGCACAACTGGCTACTAATTCTTTATATACCACCTTGCAGCAGCAAAGTCTATTGCTTGCACTGAAAGAAATACTGGGCTATCTGCTGGTTGTATCAATTGTTATTGCTGTTGTTTCCCGTTTTATTCCGTTTCATAAGACACTTCGTGTCACATTTAAAAGAACGGGTGACGATATGGTTTAA